In Candidatus Hydrogenedentota bacterium, a single genomic region encodes these proteins:
- a CDS encoding DUF4433 domain-containing protein — VMLYLIHKRNPELAYKGGQEPIVHLEADLFNAVAWAQANGRRWAFTLSNAGSYYFEDRADLAQLGEIDWGAVASTQWPAVKERKQAEFLMEHSFPWQLIERIGVYSAAINTQVAHALPVGGHRPPVAVLPAWYY, encoded by the coding sequence GTAATGCTGTACCTGATCCACAAGCGCAACCCCGAGTTGGCCTACAAGGGCGGGCAGGAGCCGATCGTGCACCTTGAGGCCGACTTGTTCAACGCCGTCGCTTGGGCTCAGGCCAACGGCAGGCGGTGGGCCTTCACGCTGTCCAACGCGGGTTCGTACTACTTCGAAGACCGGGCAGACCTGGCTCAGTTGGGCGAGATCGACTGGGGCGCGGTGGCCAGCACGCAGTGGCCGGCCGTCAAGGAGCGCAAACAGGCCGAGTTCCTCATGGAGCACAGCTTCCCGTGGCAGTTGATCGAGCGCATCGGCGTGTACTCTGCAGCGATCAACACCCAGGTGGCGCACGCTTTGCCCGTGGGTGGGCACCGGCCGCCAGTGGC